The region aacttGCAATGGAGTTGATGTATTGTTATTCTTATTCTAGCACACAGAAAAGGATCGTACtaaaattagcatgattagtgaaaATATCTTTTTATAATAGAAAATATCAGCCTCTCAAGATTGAAAAAAGTTTTTGTAGAAAGTTGTAAGCCCGAACTTATTAtatacataatattatcaatagctatcaatcaatatataaaaagaaatgaaattgtCAAAACTTACAATTGAGTTGATGTAATGTTATTCTTATATTATTCTAGCACACAGAAAAGGATCGTATACGTGATGAAGATAACATGTCCCCTCGTCCCTGTTTATAGTGTTCAGAGCTCTCTTCCTAATCAAGATCGATTCTCGAATATGGCAGGCTCATTTCATTCCTTCTCAAGGACTTGGGGATCTTTCCAACTGATAACttgattaacatgattataatatatacaaacacaatgacaagaaacaaaattgataaCATGATTCTGTTGAACGGCAATCCTTGATTTGGATTATGCACTGACCTGTTGttttctttggagagtaaagtcCTTTTATTTGGGCTACTTTGTCTTGTTTCAAAGCGATCCCCACATTATCTTAGTCACATATATACAATCCTCTTCTGGGTGCTAGTGCACCCTCTATTGGTGACAGAAGTTGGATTGataaacatcactctgaagatggacATCGTCCAAGATTGTTGAAaatgtcaggtcagtaaataatttttgattttgaccAGTGGCGTAATCTTACATAATATGCATAAATGACCTAAAATCAAATGGTATATACTGTTCACACAGGGTGAGAATCGTCACCAATCTACCAAAAAGTCctttgtaaaatatatatttctggACAAATTCACATAGTTATCAcccacttaaagccataatgtatgattttgttaTTGAGGTACgtacaatgaaaaaaaaagcacTTAGAACCTTAACTGTGGAGCTCAATGGGTGAATTGGAGAATACAACCGAGGATCACcagttttattatcttaaaacttCTAAAaaatttactgtaattaaagcacttcaggctaggTATTTTAgaacaccattgggcattacaaattacaatcatgcaaaaagttgaaaagaaaaattaaaggCAACACTCATGACCAccgtggagcaaatcacatatttggGCTTTAAGGTTCACTTTTGACATGCAAATTATTACttgttttttttctgaaaaagggccAAATTTTGGAAGCCCCCTGGTTATTTGCCAGTGTTCACAGTGCATTGGCTTCTTCTTCCCACTTCCATCGAAGATATAAAATACACAGATATGGGTTCATCAGGTTAATGATATGGACATGGATGATGTATGTGGGGATCAATGGCATGATGCAGTTCACTGGAGGCTGTAGATTTGGAATGTGTTTGAATTAACAAGCACCAGTGAGCCACCAGGTGTCATGGACAAATCATGTGGACAGTACAATCCCTTGGCTATGCATTGTAGGAATGTACCTGTGGGGCTGTATGCATGAATGTGACCAGTGTTGTCTCTCATGTATACCATCATTGCAATATATATGTTATCCTCATCATCACACACTATCCCAGCTGAACCCGGGAGCTGAACAACCTATCACATCCTCATCTATCTTGGGTGTGAAGCTGAACACCTCATTACCTGTGTAATCTATTACTACTACCCTACTGTATACTGTACATTGAGAGGAATGAATCAGGATTTGATTCTTACTATTGACAACCATACTTCGATTATAACCAATTGAGCATTTGATCTTCTTGACCACCCTACCATCAGGATATGTATGAATTGTTATGATATGCCTTGCCCTATCACTCACCAATACTTTCCCTTCCCTGTCTATTGCAATACACTGCAGGTCAACATGTGTGTTTTCATCTTCACCTTGGGTTAAGGTGTTGAAGCAGTGAAGATACTTGCCTTGCTTATCAAACACATGTATGAATTTGCATTCATATCCTACTACTAAGATGTCTCCTTGTGGTGATACACAAATATCAATAACACGTATTGGTTGGTTAGAGTCTTGTTCCGTTGGTGTAAATGACATCTTGTACTTTCCATCACTATCATGAATGTCAATCTTGTTGCTCGTGTACTGACAGGTTACTAGATCTCCATTATGAGGACTGCAGGAAATACGGTAAGCACTCTGAGGGGCTTTGATTGctctctccagtgaccaggtgcacaaggctatgtaagatataaatggtatacaTAATAGTGTAGGTGTCATTCAAATATGATAATTGCatcattgggaaacaatagttacaatcttatttagtcaccGTTCTTTGGATATGAATAAATGACAATGGCAATACACGTGACAATGGAGGGATTGTTTTAATCAATATTTCAAAGATTTGATTGAAATATACAAAAAGAAACATTTATTCATGTTCACCATTAGTACTTTAAAATGAATAACTGACAATGAAACATAATTTGTCGATGGATTGGGTAGTATTAAAGGCAGTTGGTGTTAACATGGAAAATAAAGCACCAATTTGGCTTATTCACATAAAGCTGCTTCTTCAACATTTACATGATAAAGTTATCAATAAAACTGATATTACCCCATCTTGTTTGATTAAGAATAATAATGTCCTAAATTTGCTAGGCCaccatgccccctcccccccacacacacaccaaaatTTACCGAGCCTTAAGGGGTATAGTCCATACAagatttgatattaatccgcgatgttataaggcccgccgattacgagctgatcaaagtataggttaCAATTAAATAGTTTGACTCAATACAAAGTTCttcaaaaaattgaaaagtggttaagccaacaaacaaaatgagacattttacatgaatctgtaatttcaaattgaattgaatttgaacttggTTAATACTGCCGTTTCTCGttgttttgcatagcaaaaatacttagtaggcctacctatgacaattttaatgacttatccttcactcttatgcaatttacaaataatgttaattttttacaccttcactgaataggcctttaattatgGACGTAAATATTAGCGGACCCTTATATATCATATTTAGAATAATATTACTCAAATATCCCATTTTAGGCATGTAACTGGGTTCGATCCACTTGTCATTCTCGTTTTAAAGTCATTTGCATGCGAAGTAAGTCAGATGTGACCTTTTGTACAAACATTGCCTTCAtgtgatatttatattttgcCTTAAAggaggggtaaccctattggttttggatatggattgtcttgaaaattacataataatatcaaatatcgccccctttatgcagctttgtgagaaaacgagagcatttacagcgtaaatgtgaataaatagccaaatttgcaatccaataccttggtatacgtgaattgcattctgggcaggcaagcaacaacaacaacaattcccgttcctttgacgacaatgctgtacaatgcccggcccatattgaacggaaaatatttgttttttcgtaccatttcaaaaaaaaaggaaacaaaatatacttccccttgcaatatgtacatttcaaatgaatataaaaaagtttgggtaaaacataatgcgctaaccgattgagctaaatAGCCCACTTCGTCCATCTTGGAATtgtataactatatacggcgttccgtctcctcagcagttagtgtggttcgctttttcacagaatgtgtatgacgcgaaaccaaagtagctgttgaggagactgattttcgttcataattccctgcccagaaatccgaagtaatatttagtatttacaaaatggtagtagtacaaggaacttatacgatgtcctcattcacaaactgatactatctgtccatcgtataagactgttaccgtacgataatgtgctgaaggaatattacacagtcaagaataggctccgtcaTTTTTTATTAGGATCCCTCcaagtctcccaaaacatcaaagcATTGCACGTATagttacttaagactgtcctttttcacatagcgcagacaaagtagggccaacttgcctagaaatggtcaaattttggcatgaAACATCTCTGTGTAATCATATgtaagtcccacatcacatcgttatcggcgatcgtggTTTTTTCtgtttggctggtacccaccagcgtcatgcacgtgacacagctaaaatactgaccgggaatcggggatcattaaaacgtcaaccatttcaaaatacgcaatggCAGTaaacttaaccatgttaacagatTGTTGAAACGACCAGAGTAGATTTTTTATAACTTGGATGCAGGGACGTAGCTGAGGAGTATGGGAGCACTTGCCCATGGCAGAGATGCCAACTCTCCctattttagagggaggctccctatttttgtaaacattttgtccattttgacacccaaatttggcaacctccctatttctggcaagTTTTGTGCCATTGAAGTTACATGCAATTTTGAAAACATCCCTATTTTTGGTGTGAATCCTCcatattttctggatgttaaatgttggcatctctgccaTGGTGCCGTGTTGGAGGTGGTATGAATATAATTTACATTATATACATTGATTCGGCATCCACTCGTAAGAGTCATTATTTGTGTGGGCTCTGTCATGTTCGTGGGCATTTAAACAAAAATTAGTCACTATTAAAGACGGTTATAATGTTAAAATTCACCTTGATTATGTCCAAATTAGTAATATTTGTGCCACAACAGCTTTTTATCCAGGTTTAGTCATTAGAGTCGTGGGACAGATTAGCTATTTTTGAGATgaaaatttgacacaaaaaaacccaaggaaaacagcagtattgacaaagttaaagccCTATTCAAACACATGTATAGCTATAATTTTACCGAAGTATAGAAATTACAGGTACAAGTTCtactaaaatgtcttattttattttcaatacacTATAGGCTAtgctagcacatctatgacactaacaaaaggtgtcaaaatctgaattttgatgatttttttttatgatcctccggatgagcaaattactgaataggGGTGACACAtgaaatatgtattttatagTATAGAATACCTTGCACTATTGATCCAATAGTAGGTCGTTGTTTGGGATCATAATTCCAGCACTGCTGCATGATATCTGCAAGATCGTTTGGGCAACTTTCTGGTACTGAAGGTTTCAATCTACCACTACCCACTTCAAAGACCACAGTTTGCCACTCTGTCCCTTCAAAAGGCTCTTTTCTTGTGCAGATCTCCAAAGTGAGCATCCCATATGCGTAGATATCTGCTGGCTTTGAGTATACAGCTCTTCCGTGTTCATTCCCTCTGTGAATTTCTGGTGCCATATATCGATTGGTTCCTTTTTGGCTAGATGTTGTTTGGGAGTGATCTATTTTGCGAGCAAGTCCAAAATCAGCAATCTTTAACAGATTGTCCTCAAAGAGAATACAATTAGACCCCTTAATGTCCCTGTGCAGAAAGTCATGTCTGTGTAGGTACTGGATGGCTAGCGCTGATTCCTTGATCCATTTTCTCTTCAACTCATCTGTCAGAGGCTTAGAAGGATCAGATAGATAATCATGCAGTGAACCATTTGGGGCATACTCCATCAAAATAACATGAATTGGGCCCGCTTCTGAAAACCCAATCAACTTGACGATATTTTTGTGGTGAAGTTGACTCATGACTTCAATTTCCCTTTCTTCTAGCTTGAAAACAGTTTTGGCAGCAGCTTGTTTGTATCCATTAAACTGATTACTTAAAAACCCACTGAAAGTTACACGGTGGACGGACCCAAATGCTCCTTCCCCAAGTTTTTCATGgaattttatgtttttgaatcCAATTGTTTCTAATGGAAAAGCAGTGGCCATAGTAGTATATTATGATCTGAAAGAAAAGCAATAGCAGAATTttttatatatacttttatataaacAAAGAGCCCAGCTGATGTACGTGACGTAAGCATAATTGTTTGAGACTGAGTTAGAATGATTAGGGGGCACTGGTACATATGTACATCATTTTAACGACTCACACCCTTTTTCAGGCTGACTCCTCTTCTGATCCCTAGAATCTTACTTGAACTCCTTAACTCCAAATTATGCAGTTCCCTCAAAGAAATCTTACCTTTTATTATGTTGAATACCAATTTCAATTCCACTTTTATTTCACAATACGATTCACAAGCATTATTCAGTCCTTAAATAAAATTGAGTGGCCCTTCCAAATCAGGAGGTGGTTTGAGCACCAGCAGTCCTGTGCTTaggtacgggggggggggggcgaatgtTCTCCCCTGATAACATTGGTAATTTATGCCTAGCTCTGTGCCCCAACATCCATTTTTAGAACAGTTTCTTTGTAACTATTGCATCTTTTAATAGAAAACTCATGcttgtttgtcaatacgcacgCTTACGACTATcctgttctttcaacacatataattcacgtgcaagccttacaattggtttctttagaaaccaaaaatgacgagagatattcatcattttctacaccggtatccaaagattatATCGTCTgcatatcaaatcgtgcatagcagatacacgtgtattgatttactTTCCCTGCCTGTATAATTTACCAGTAGTTAgtagtggcggcgctacgggggggggaaGGGGGGATTTTTCACCCAAATGTTTTTCTGaggcaaaaaacccaaaattgcgtaactttccactttttgctgcaattttgcacaaCATTGGTCGATTTtgtccccccctccccccaaaaaaatcttGGTGCCACCAGTGTGGCACTATAAAATACGTATTGTAATGGACGTTACGTAGCAACTAGCAAATGAGAAAATATGTAACTTACAACAGTCTATCATAAAAGAACACGGTGTTTACTTTCACATGCAGAACTAATATGTTGAGTACTTCACTTCACTCTAAAACCGATAAGACACAAGCCGGGTCTTTTAACGTTGAAATGGCGCAAAATGTCACACAGCAAAGAATAGCAAAATGTACCTGttcaaaaatataattatgaCTCACGCCAATTGTGTAATTATCTAGCGCAGATCACGAGATTTGTTAGATTGTGCAGTGCATTGTGACATGATTATACACATCAATGCATTGGTAAATGAAGTATGCATATTTCCTTATTCCTTACATAGAAATTATCAAGTTCAATGTCAGAAATTGTGCAGCGAACCTCGAATGGAAAATTACAACAAATCATCGCGCGCTGTTTGGCCCGGTTCATACTTTTTATTTATTCGAGGAAAAAAACCTTTGACAGGTCACAGTGATATTTCCACCAGAAATTCGAAGTCAAATATAACTGATTTttcgtcaacaaacattcgttagaagataaagTTGAATTGAATCAGATTGAATAACATACTTATTGAACGAATATTAAATATGAGTATGCCTATTATGGAGTATGAATAGGCCTTTAGTATTGCTTCCTTATAGAATATGCCAAAGTCGATATTTGgtcttttttaatttgcttatttACTTTATTTTGCGTGATATCAGCATTATTTTTGTCTGATCTATGATCTTTGTCTGGCAATATTACAGTCAAGTATTAACCACTGCTTCGCGTACATCGTTATATGCAATTCATTCAATCTGGgtctatatcatgatatcactcCCGGATACCACTGCCTGCTTTACGAAATTACGTATACACCGCTATAGCGCTCCCAATTAAAGTACATCATTGATTTCCCCACGTTTGtactacatactgcagttactgtccgttttcctatacacaatacacagtactctcaccattgacgcgtgacccctacaaatgatgtacgttgcaagaatgggcacttgcctagttaacatcactgtgtggaaaataaccagccaatatgttagctattctccaaacttctagcaaatatatttctctaacatgacctaaaattacagctaggttagatattcagaaatagtcgcacttttgtaaaatatgagtgagggcaaggcatagctagccaactccccgtgttaattgaatggagatttgaccgaaaatattggtatcggaccgctcacttctgaaggatgccacaaaaaacggtacaagctacatcttaactattctctggcaatcatcatgatgagtttctaaaatagtatgccgaaattgggtactgtaggtgattgacaaagggtcgcacttttctgataaataagtgacagtgaacatgacatatcagcgcccataaacccaagttagtagctagttagtggaggccgtcacgggactgattattgattattgaagtgccttattaatagatacgcacgatttagggcaagaaaaacaaaccgggacacttttggagacatcatcatcatcatcatcatcatcatcatcatcatcatcatcatcatcatcgacatcatcatcatcatcactttctacattttttctaaacaacatagggcctaccgttttaataagattttttcttgaaatgcatgtaactataattattgtttagagcgtgatgaaataaaacatcacgattttcatcacaaaacaaatataatgcataagaaatcgtttgttttagagcgtgatgatgaaataaaacatcacgattttcatcccgaaacaaagtaatacataagaaatcaatttttcgtgagtgatgaaataaaacatcaaaattgtcatcacgaaacaaagtaatacatgagaaatcgtttgttttaaagcgtgatgaaataaaacatcacgattttcatcacaaaacaaagtaataggcctacaaaagaaatacattttttcgagagtgattaaataaaacatcacgattttcatcacggaacaaagtaatacataagacatcgtttgtttgattgcaatcaaccgcgacagttcgtctcacacacataacaatgcactgcgatcaaataggttgatgacaacatttgattgaatggactgcactgcgccatgattacgtgcaccggttcaaatcctttgtttggagccaatcaataatttcacgtacagcctctatgcaaattagagtttacacacgctgcagctggggtaatcgaccgaagctggttgccgttagtgatcgaatgcatgagcttatttgctttactgaatcgatttactggattaatttcctgttaactggtttaatgccacaaaggtcgaatcgcctttgccatgggccatgactgcatcatgaccggTAATGTATTAAGAGAGGGTTACTGTTactgttaaagccttaatgtacgatttccgtcaaattttaatatttcgcATGGGTTTTACTTACTCACTCTCTCTGGTAGACCGTGGGGTGATGTAATGACTTTGGCGCATGACTGGGGCATACTATTATGTGAATTTATACGAGGGTGAGTTGGGACTTTTTGccatgcgcagtaacaaaaactgaataattttcgcctattatgagccaaacaaactttaatttgaagcaaaaacATGGTAGCCCAAAACTAACATTTGGGAAGCCCTGACGTAGGGACTGTGTTGTAAGTTTagcaaatttaatttttattatctttattttcttgtttatttttttcttcttgttttaaCAGGCTCTGCCACCCAAAAGTTACTCCAGTCTCACAGATGAAATGAAGAACATTGTCAGTCAAAATGTGGAGTTTGTGGTCGGCTTTGAAGAAAAACTTTATACTgccaaggaaaagaaatgaacttGGAGGTGGTTTCCCTAAAGAACTAAAGTCGGAGATGTTTCAAAATAGCTGATATTCTGAG is a window of Amphiura filiformis chromosome 2, Afil_fr2py, whole genome shotgun sequence DNA encoding:
- the LOC140142276 gene encoding putative mitogen-activated protein kinase kinase kinase 7-like, whose translation is MATAFPLETIGFKNIKFHEKLGEGAFGSVHRVTFSGFLSNQFNGYKQAAAKTVFKLEEREIEVMSQLHHKNIVKLIGFSEAGPIHVILMEYAPNGSLHDYLSDPSKPLTDELKRKWIKESALAIQYLHRHDFLHRDIKGSNCILFEDNLLKIADFGLARKIDHSQTTSSQKGTNRYMAPEIHRGNEHGRAVYSKPADIYAYGMLTLEICTRKEPFEGTEWQTVVFEVGSGRLKPSVPESCPNDLADIMQQCWNYDPKQRPTIGSIVQALCTWSLERAIKAPQSAYRISCSPHNGDLVTCQYTSNKIDIHDSDGKYKMSFTPTEQDSNQPIRVIDICVSPQGDILVVGYECKFIHVFDKQGKYLHCFNTLTQGEDENTHVDLQCIAIDREGKVLVSDRARHIITIHTYPDGRVVKKIKCSIGYNRSMVVNSKNQILIHSSQCTVYSRVVVIDYTGNEVFSFTPKIDEDVIGCSAPGFSWDSV